The genome window TTATGGCAAAGATAATAAATATTTACGTCATTTCATACTTAACTTAACACTAGTCCATATATTTTATTTCTTAACACTTTTGTTAAGTTGCTATTCCTTAGATGTATTGCATATACATAGTTTAATTGAGATGGATGTGTATGATAAATTGAATTACCCTCAATCAAAGTGTTATTGCAGCCGCCATGTAATACTATTGCTGAAGTTCCAAAATCATATATGTTATTATTTAATATTTGGGTATCGCGATTACCAGCTCCAGATACATATATCCCGTGTCTTAAAGTAGAAGGAGGGGTAATAGTTTCTCTTATAATACAATTCTGAATAATATTACCAATATTTGTTCCTGATCCCAGTTTAACAGCTGCGTTCTCAAAATTAACTGAAGAGCTTTCAATAATCAGGTTTTTAAGTGCGTTATAACTGGAATTATCATTAATAAAAAAAACAGGGCTAACTATATGAGTGCTTCTAAAAGTAAAATATTCACCACTACCATTAAAACTTCCATCAAAAATTACTCTTGAACAGCCAAATATTTTAATCAGTCCCGTTTCGCTCGAACCGGAAATTGTTTTCATTTCATTACTAAAAGAAGAAATAGTGAGTGTGTAATTGCCTCCGCCGGTTTCTTGCCACTGTGATAATGCGAATGCGCCGTTTTCTGTAAGGTCGGAAGTAATTTGTATTTCAACATTTCCCGAAAAAGAACCGGCACTAATTGCTTGGAACAAACCATTTGCTTGCGTGAGCGATGTATATTTGTATCCAGAGCCAACGCTGTAGGTTCCGTTGAACGAGATACGGTAGCTGTTGATAGTTCCGGTTATCGGAAATGCCGAAGCATTCATCGCAACAGAAGCTGGCTGTAAATTAAACGTACCAGAATTAATTTGAACATTAGGCGTTGAATTATTATCCTGAGCTGTTATAAAATATTGAATAACATCTCCGGCACTCACGCCGCTGTTAAACAACAACGAATAGTCAATCGTGAATTCAAACGGCGACGATGCATTGTTTGTTTCTATCCACTTCCAACCGTTTGTCGAGCTTGTGTTGCCGGTGTAATCGTTGGAATCTTTGTTTCGCTTGAAGTACAATCTTGGTTTAGTTCCTGGCGAAACATTAATTCCACTGTAATCAGTTATTACAACACCTGTTACCGCTCTATTCAAAGGACTTTCTGTGTGCGATAGTAATGTATAAGATATATCAGGCGGGTTAATATCGTTTGACAAAAAATTACCCTCATCGGCGCCAATATCCGGAGTTGTTGTATTGCGAAGATCACCATCAATATCGTCAGTGATTACAAGCGGCGAATTAATAGGAATTCCCGCACTTTCCAGCAAAGTCATACTTGCGGGATTAATGTGCAAATCGTATGGTGCACTACTGCTAATAAACGGAACGTTTTCTGTAATCGCTTTTTGGTCGAGCGGTCGGGATGAAACATAGGTTTTGTATTCTGCTATTGTTTGACATGAGGTCGTTCCATCATATAATATTAAATTTTTTGAACTTGGCGTGCCGGCGTAATAAAGATTGTTGTTGGACTTTGTTGATAAGTTAATAATGTATTTTCCCGATATTCCTTTCATAAAAGCGACCGCAAGGGCTCCTGTTGTTACATTAACATTGTTAATAAAAATATTGTTACTGAAATGAACTAATGTGTGATTATTAGTAGGAATATATAATACAGAACTTTTATTGCCGGAATTAGTGCTGACATAATTTAATAGCACTGAGTTATAAAACATATTAACATTTATTCCGCTGTGTAGAAAAATTCCGCAAGCACCCACTATTCCATGTGTAGAAGATGCACTGGATATTCCACTGATCATATTGTTATAAATGTTAGCCGTTTTTGCATAAATATATAAACCAAATGCAGAGTAGAAGGAGCTACCTGTATAAATGATGTCCGAAATATTGTTGCTGTAAATATTTAGTGTATCGCCCGCTGTTGATCTTATTGCATAAGTATCTCCACCGCCTAAGAAGCTAATAAAATTACAGTTTGAAATAGTAATTGTATTATTTTCACCTGCCTGGATGTAAACCCCGTATAAAGTGCTTAAAGGGATTGAGTTTGAAAAATTTTTAAAGGTTGTATTTTTAATCGAAAATTGTTTTTGATAGTAAATATTGATTCCTGTTGAGGAAATATTTTCAATTTTACTTTCGCCGCCAGAAGTTGAATTAATTTCATTGCCAATATCTGCATTGGCATCAGAATAGCCATAAAAGTAATATCCTTTGAAACAATCCTTAACTTCATTATTGTAAAACTTATTATAACTGTTAGTTCCGGCAAAAGAAGTTGCGTTTGACTGAATGTGAAATCCATTATCACTTGTTCCAGATTTATCCAAATCTATAACGCAGTTCTTAATCGTGTTGTATTGACAGCCGTCGGATGCGCTTCCATATAATTGAAATCCATTTTCCATTTCGGTTCCAGCATCACGAATATCAAAACCATCAAATGTGATGTAGTCGCTTCCGTTTAATTGAAATCCGGCTTGAGTTCCGCTGCTTCCAGTAAAAATAATTATTGGTTTTACACCTGTCCCTGATTGTTTAAATACTATTTGATTATCAGCGGTTCCTGTTGCAGTTATTGTAAGTGGTGCAGAATTAAAAGTTTGGCCATCCATAACCAGAAAGGTAACTCCACCCGAACCAACACCGTTAGAGTTTAATGCATCAATTGCAGCAAAGAATGTAGAGTAATCACCGCTGCCTGAGTTATCAATTGTTTTAGTGCCAGTTAGCGGCTGTGCATTTATATTTAGTGATGATAAAAACACAAAGTAAAACAACAGTAAAAGATTTCTGAATTTCATTTTGTTCTCCGATTATTTTATTTAATAAATATTTTTTAATGATGTTTAAATTGTCGGCAGCTCGATAAACTATCTTACCAAAATCATTTTTTTAGTGTTCACATAAATCTGACGTGGGACCTGCCTACCGTTTGACGAAGGATTTCCTGCTTCCATTCTTAACATATAAACACCGCTCGCCATTCCGCTTGCATTCCACTCCACCGACTTGAATCCTGCGTCTTGGGTCTCATTCACGAGTGTTGCTACTTCTTGTCCAAGTATGTTGTACACCTTAAGCGTCACCTTATAGGTCGAAATGCCATTTCGACCTACATCAGCGGGTACCTGATAAATAATAACTGTTGACGGGTTGAACGGATTGGGATAGTTTTGTGAAAGATGAAACTCTTGAGGAAGTTCATCTGATTTTATGACATCAACTGTTAGCCACCACCTCAGCAGTGGGTGAATCAAATACTTATCACTATTAATGGTCTGGATATATAAAGAATTCCCATATTGCCCTGTAGGTTGGGGCGGAAGACCGAAAATAACATTCCCGAGATGAGCGTCATTTTTTAGTAAAGTTCCACTTGCGTACCATTTATCTTGCTCGATTGCAACATTAAAACGCCCGGCATTTGCTGAATCAGCAAATTGTGTTTGACCAATCCAATTTACATAAGCATTTTGGTATTTATATGTTACTCCTCCTACACTTACAGAGCTATTATTCGTAATCCGTTTTTGTTGTGTGTACACATTGTTATAATAAATTAATTCAGTAAAATATGATTCATTTATTGTAAACGACATACTTGAAGTACTGGATGTCCCAGTAACTAATTCCGAATACTTTTTGTGAGCCCAATTGTAATCGACAACGGCGCTATCACGTCCCGTATGATTAATATTGAAAGTCCATGTAGTCCCAGCATCAATTACATAACCATTGAACTGTCTTTGAAAGTTAACCGCACCAGTCCCCGGCGGATTTGGAATAGACTGACTCTGAACCTGAATATCGGTAAAATTGGTTACAGTAACACGGTAATTCATATTATGCGATCTCGACAACGATTCCCATGAACTTCCAAAATATCCATCAACCGATGAAAATATAAAAACCTCAGTGAACCCGTTTGCATATACTACCCTTAGCTGGTTTGTGGGTGTGGAAGAATATAACCAAACATCATAGTTCGATGTACTCTGAGTTATCGTACCCGTCAAAGTTAGGACATTACTATTTAAACTCCTCGTTAACCAGACAACCCAAGCAGCTTCATCTACGACTGATTGACCAAACTCTGTTATTTCATAAGATGACCGAAAAAGATTGTAACAGATAGTGGCTTCGCTCTGACAAAATGTTGATGGCGACAAAATAATTATCAGTCCGATGATAACGAATATCGTTTTCATAATATGCCTCTTTATTTTATTAGCAGCATTTTGTTTATTTCAACATGCTTATTATTGGAGTTGAATTGATCAATGACTTCGATTCGATAATAATAAACACCGCTTGCCACATTCACACCATCATCATTTTTTCCATTCCAAGTCGCTTCATAAGTGCCTGGCTGTTGATTGTTATCGACAAGGGTAACTACCCGCCTACCACTTATATCATAAACATCCAATCTTACATATGAGGGCGTTGGTAACTCATATCGAAAAGAAGTCTGAGGATTAAATGGATTAGGATAGTTTTGCGCAATAGTGAATTTTTGGGGAACTTTCGTGTCAATTTCGAAAACACTTGTTAACGTAACGACTGTCGCACGCATGAATAATGTGTAATCATAGGGTGAAGTTAATTTATACCAACTTACGTTATTATACTCATAAGCTCTCTGATTGCCCGGCGGTGGGTCTGCGCCTATTAACGGTTGATTGTATCCATCATATTTTACACTAACATAAAAATCACCGTTTGGATTGACATTCGATAAATTGATAGATAGCCAGCCTGCTTGTTGAGGAACTATCGTTGATGGGCTCAGTATCGAAGTTCCCGGTAAACTACCATTTCCATCTGCCTTATACATTTTCAATGTAAATCGGCCATTTCCATAAGGATTATTTTCTCCGACAAGTAAAATTTTTATATTTGATACTTTAACATTCGGCACGGGTGGAGTAAATCGGACGGCTAATTCCCAATTAGCATCTGATTCGTAAACACCCGTATATGGGTCGTTATCGTCATACGATAAACTATAAGTCTGACCTCCGCTGCTTTCGATGCCAACAGCAGTGAAACCGCTCGCCACTATGTTGTATTCTGTTGAACCATTGCCGAATAAATCTTTTGCAGAGTTTAAACAAGCATTGCGTAAATCAACAAACTGCGAATTGTTTGTAAGATATGTAGTCAACGACCTGTACCAAATCCAACCCGCTTTTGAACGGCCGATAACCGAAGCAACATTATAGAATGCTTTATTTAAAATACCACAATTTATATGAACTCCACCATGGTCATTCTGGGGATCGTTCGGTAAAGTAACAAATTCGTCCATATGAGCAGGCAGCCAATTTGGATGCCCTTGGGTATATCCGTTGTGTGGGTCTTGCATACTTCTGAGTCCGTCTCCCGGTGTACCTGGTGTAAAAACATCTTCCCCAACGAGCCAATCGGCGCTATCAGCGATAACCGCAAAAACATCGGACATATTTTCATTCATGGCGCCTGGTTGTAATTCGTATACAAGATTTGCCGTTTTTTGTGTTACACCGTGCGTAATTTCATGCGCTATAACATCAAATGAACCCGCAAGGTTTGAAAATACTACACCATCGCCGTCTCCATATGTCATGAAGAAACCATTCCAATACGCATTATTGAGCTTGATTCCGTAGTGAACCACATTCTCCATCGTCATCCCTGCATTATCAATACTATTCCTATTGAAGCGGGATTTGTACATTTGATATGTTTCCCGAGTAAAATGGTGTGCACTCACTGCAGCTTTCATTCTCTCGGTATCGTTAAAGTTATTATCATTATTGGAGTCAGTTACAACAGTTGCACTCATATACCCGTTACCAGTTGTATCGTTTTGAGCATCGTATGTTCTTATTATTCCTTTTAAGCTTTCAATTGGTGCCACATACATTGGTAAACTCGCATCAATCATATAATATTTCCCACCATACAGATAGGAATGGACTGTTTTAACATTCCCATCCAAAGCTATACCTGAACCGACAGCCGGTCCATCGTATCTAATACCGTCATCGATTTTTATAACTTCACCGGTATTAGCATCAATAAAAACAGTCATCATTGGGTTAGAATAAGAAGGCAATGATACTGCATATACAAGCAACAACTTAACACCTTTTGAGTAGATGTTTAATTCAGCAGCTTCGCCTGTTGATTTATAATTGCTGAGGGATTTTTTCGCGATCTGGATTGCAGATAAATTGTCGATTTTAGGGGTGTTGTTCATATCAGGCGTTGGGAAATATCTTCCATTCACACATTCTATCGAACCGTCAGAATTGAAGTGTACAATTAATTGACCTTGAAAGATTTTTACACCGTTAACTTGTTGTTGATATTTAATGTGCGTCATTCCCATCTCGTCTTTTATATCAGAAATCAGCTTTAGTTCTTTGTCCGGTTCCCTCAAGCCAAATAATTCTTTATTCTCAAATAAAAATCTGATACCATCGACTGACTTATCGGATGAGCTGGAATATCCTGGCGCAGTCAATTTTCCTGTAACGAACGTTGGAGTTGAGTTGAATTCATTCCACTGCACTCCGACCTGATGACCGACTTTATTCTGCAATGTTTCCAATCCTTCTTTAGCATTGTGATTAAAAAACTTCACAACATCGGTAGATGTTTTCATCCCTGGATTGTTCGTTATAAAAGCGAACATAGGAATAATAAACAACAGCAAAACTATTTTTAGATATTTCATAAAATCCTCTTATGATTATTTGGTGATTGAATTGTTAATTAGATTTTTAATGTAATAATAAAATTCTTTTATTTTTTCAGGAACCTCTTCCTCTGGCTCGACACCTACCCATGAGACCGTGTGCTTAGAAATATTAGTTGAAATACTGATTGACGAAGAAATATTCCCTGATTTATTATATTGCACATTTAGCAATTCCAACTCTGTTATTTTAGTATTCATTTCTTTTAATTTATCAGGTGTTAATTTACCACCGGGCTTTAAAGATGCGAGATTATAAGTGCGCCCTTCCCATCGACTTATCTCCCCCAATGTATCAATGTAGTAACCATTATACATACCTGTAAATCCACCACCGGATGTTAGCGTAACATTAAAGCGGCTACTGAGATTTTGGGTATGACTGCATCCTAAAATATGTAGCGATAAAATAACCAAAACGATTAAAGTAAAATTTTTCATAATGTTAACAAGTTATTCAGTTTAACAACATTATTAATGTGGACTCATGTTCAACCAAGATTCTACACTGAGCGTATGTCGCACGTTTATCGCTCATTCAAATTATTTCAACATTACAAATTTCTTGACAGCAACAAAATCACCGGTATTTATTCGATAGAAGTACACACTGCTGGCGAGATTACTTAAATCAAGCAGCATAGATTTATACCCAGGTTGCTGAAACTCATCTACCAAAGTCATTACCTCTTGCCCCAATAAATTATAAACACGTATAGTTACATGTTGACTCGTTGGCAAATCATATTTAATTGTAGTAGTAGGGTTAAAAGGATTGGGATAGTTTTGATAGAGTTCAAAAACCGATGGTAGAGGAATTTGATCTTTTATACCTACGAATATGTCGCGAAAAAGGGTGTCTGCCAGCAAACCAGATTCAATAAAGCTATTCCCATATCCAGAAGTTCCAACAAAGTTTTGTCCCGCAACCGACTTTATGTTTGTGTTACTGATTTTCGATTCAGCAAAACCCATGTTGAAAGATGACCAAGGTACTTTGGAATTTTGTGTGCAAACTTGTTGAGTGATGAATATTAGCATTAGAAGATATTTCATTTGAATTTTCCTTTCCGATTATCGCACTTCACCAATGTTTCGATTTTTTTGATCTTCGAGCAATTGTATCCGTTTTTCGAGATGGATTAATTGTTTTTTCAATTCCAAATTTTCTTGATACAGTGCTTTGATTGCTGAAAGCGCAACGCCGTCAGGGTCTATGGTTGAAATCGTTTTATCATCCTCACCTAAACCAAACAGTGAATAAAAGTCCTGTGCCATTGGACCTATATGTTCGATACTAGGGTCTTGCGACTTGTAACTCCATTGTTTGATTGGGAGATGTGAGAGCTTTTCTAAAATATCTTTTTCGTTCACTGGTCGGATGTTTCGCTTTAGAGTACTATCTGAGACGACATTCCAAGAGGAACCACCAGCCGTTAGTGTTACACCTGAAGTTAGACCTGTGTTTGTGTAAATCCGCACACCGCCGGAAGCCCGGATATTAAATTGATTATCCGCTGATGAAACAAAATCTGAGTTAGTCGTGTCAGCCCAGACGAACGCGCCATTGTGATCCGCTTTCGCCCTTCGTCCAGAGGCAAAAGAATAGTGGCCTGTTGTTCTATTAGACCGCCCGCCTGGAATTATTGAGTAATTACCGGTCGCAGAATTAGAGTCGGTTGTAAATGCACCACCCCCGCCGCTGACTACAGAGTAATTTCCATGAGCAATGTTAATGCTACCGCCTCCAACCGTCGAAGCAATCCCATTCGCCTGATTTGAATTACCGCCGCTTATACTCGCGAAATTACCTTTAGACCAATTACCTCCGCCACCGGCTACCGTTGCGTAATTTCCATACGCCTTATTATAGGATCCTCCCCCTACCGCTGCAGCATCACCAATACTAGCGTTCATATATCCACCCCCAACAGTAGAGTATGAGGCGCCGGCTGTATCAGATTCTCCGCCTCCGACTGTTGAATAGTTACCACTGGCAATATTACCCCTACCACCATTTACGGTGGCACGCTCGCCGCTTGCTGTATTTACATATCCACCTCCAACAACCGAATTGATTCCGCTTGCCGTATTCCGGTAACCGCCTCCGATCATTGCTTCGGCGGCGGTAACAGCATTTCGCCTT of Bacteroidota bacterium contains these proteins:
- a CDS encoding right-handed parallel beta-helix repeat-containing protein; this translates as MKFRNLLLLFYFVFLSSLNINAQPLTGTKTIDNSGSGDYSTFFAAIDALNSNGVGSGGVTFLVMDGQTFNSAPLTITATGTADNQIVFKQSGTGVKPIIIFTGSSGTQAGFQLNGSDYITFDGFDIRDAGTEMENGFQLYGSASDGCQYNTIKNCVIDLDKSGTSDNGFHIQSNATSFAGTNSYNKFYNNEVKDCFKGYYFYGYSDANADIGNEINSTSGGESKIENISSTGINIYYQKQFSIKNTTFKNFSNSIPLSTLYGVYIQAGENNTITISNCNFISFLGGGDTYAIRSTAGDTLNIYSNNISDIIYTGSSFYSAFGLYIYAKTANIYNNMISGISSASSTHGIVGACGIFLHSGINVNMFYNSVLLNYVSTNSGNKSSVLYIPTNNHTLVHFSNNIFINNVNVTTGALAVAFMKGISGKYIINLSTKSNNNLYYAGTPSSKNLILYDGTTSCQTIAEYKTYVSSRPLDQKAITENVPFISSSAPYDLHINPASMTLLESAGIPINSPLVITDDIDGDLRNTTTPDIGADEGNFLSNDINPPDISYTLLSHTESPLNRAVTGVVITDYSGINVSPGTKPRLYFKRNKDSNDYTGNTSSTNGWKWIETNNASSPFEFTIDYSLLFNSGVSAGDVIQYFITAQDNNSTPNVQINSGTFNLQPASVAMNASAFPITGTINSYRISFNGTYSVGSGYKYTSLTQANGLFQAISAGSFSGNVEIQITSDLTENGAFALSQWQETGGGNYTLTISSFSNEMKTISGSSETGLIKIFGCSRVIFDGSFNGSGEYFTFRSTHIVSPVFFINDNSSYNALKNLIIESSSVNFENAAVKLGSGTNIGNIIQNCIIRETITPPSTLRHGIYVSGAGNRDTQILNNNIYDFGTSAIVLHGGCNNTLIEGNSIYHTHPSQLNYVYAIHLRNSNLTKVLRNKIYGLVLS
- a CDS encoding T9SS type A sorting domain-containing protein — its product is MKTIFVIIGLIIILSPSTFCQSEATICYNLFRSSYEITEFGQSVVDEAAWVVWLTRSLNSNVLTLTGTITQSTSNYDVWLYSSTPTNQLRVVYANGFTEVFIFSSVDGYFGSSWESLSRSHNMNYRVTVTNFTDIQVQSQSIPNPPGTGAVNFQRQFNGYVIDAGTTWTFNINHTGRDSAVVDYNWAHKKYSELVTGTSSTSSMSFTINESYFTELIYYNNVYTQQKRITNNSSVSVGGVTYKYQNAYVNWIGQTQFADSANAGRFNVAIEQDKWYASGTLLKNDAHLGNVIFGLPPQPTGQYGNSLYIQTINSDKYLIHPLLRWWLTVDVIKSDELPQEFHLSQNYPNPFNPSTVIIYQVPADVGRNGISTYKVTLKVYNILGQEVATLVNETQDAGFKSVEWNASGMASGVYMLRMEAGNPSSNGRQVPRQIYVNTKKMILVR
- a CDS encoding M4 family metallopeptidase, which gives rise to MKYLKIVLLLFIIPMFAFITNNPGMKTSTDVVKFFNHNAKEGLETLQNKVGHQVGVQWNEFNSTPTFVTGKLTAPGYSSSSDKSVDGIRFLFENKELFGLREPDKELKLISDIKDEMGMTHIKYQQQVNGVKIFQGQLIVHFNSDGSIECVNGRYFPTPDMNNTPKIDNLSAIQIAKKSLSNYKSTGEAAELNIYSKGVKLLLVYAVSLPSYSNPMMTVFIDANTGEVIKIDDGIRYDGPAVGSGIALDGNVKTVHSYLYGGKYYMIDASLPMYVAPIESLKGIIRTYDAQNDTTGNGYMSATVVTDSNNDNNFNDTERMKAAVSAHHFTRETYQMYKSRFNRNSIDNAGMTMENVVHYGIKLNNAYWNGFFMTYGDGDGVVFSNLAGSFDVIAHEITHGVTQKTANLVYELQPGAMNENMSDVFAVIADSADWLVGEDVFTPGTPGDGLRSMQDPHNGYTQGHPNWLPAHMDEFVTLPNDPQNDHGGVHINCGILNKAFYNVASVIGRSKAGWIWYRSLTTYLTNNSQFVDLRNACLNSAKDLFGNGSTEYNIVASGFTAVGIESSGGQTYSLSYDDNDPYTGVYESDANWELAVRFTPPVPNVKVSNIKILLVGENNPYGNGRFTLKMYKADGNGSLPGTSILSPSTIVPQQAGWLSINLSNVNPNGDFYVSVKYDGYNQPLIGADPPPGNQRAYEYNNVSWYKLTSPYDYTLFMRATVVTLTSVFEIDTKVPQKFTIAQNYPNPFNPQTSFRYELPTPSYVRLDVYDISGRRVVTLVDNNQQPGTYEATWNGKNDDGVNVASGVYYYRIEVIDQFNSNNKHVEINKMLLIK
- a CDS encoding T9SS type A sorting domain-containing protein, giving the protein MKYLLMLIFITQQVCTQNSKVPWSSFNMGFAESKISNTNIKSVAGQNFVGTSGYGNSFIESGLLADTLFRDIFVGIKDQIPLPSVFELYQNYPNPFNPTTTIKYDLPTSQHVTIRVYNLLGQEVMTLVDEFQQPGYKSMLLDLSNLASSVYFYRINTGDFVAVKKFVMLK
- a CDS encoding tail fiber domain-containing protein, giving the protein MTGAITNTGNPSIAMGKGNFGWSNLNTGTDAFVAGRNNRARGNYSVVSGGGGVDLYDSNAAIGNYSVISGGRRNAVTAAEAMIGGGYRNTASGINSVVGGGYVNTASGERATVNGGRGNIASGNYSTVGGGESDTAGASYSTVGGGYMNASIGDAAAVGGGSYNKAYGNYATVAGGGGNWSKGNFASISGGNSNQANGIASTVGGGSINIAHGNYSVVSGGGGAFTTDSNSATGNYSIIPGGRSNRTTGHYSFASGRRAKADHNGAFVWADTTNSDFVSSADNQFNIRASGGVRIYTNTGLTSGVTLTAGGSSWNVVSDSTLKRNIRPVNEKDILEKLSHLPIKQWSYKSQDPSIEHIGPMAQDFYSLFGLGEDDKTISTIDPDGVALSAIKALYQENLELKKQLIHLEKRIQLLEDQKNRNIGEVR